In Pseudomonas sp. P5_109, the genomic window CATCAAGCAGGCCAGCCAGGATGTCGGCCAGAACCACAAGTTCAATACTGCCATCGCCCAGGTGATGACGTTGATGAACGTGCTGGAAAAAGCCGCGCAAGCCACCGAACAGGATCGCGCATTGATTCACGAAGGCCTGGAAACCGTGACTCTGCTGCTGGCTCCGATCACGCCGCACATCAGCCATGAGCTGTGGAATCAACTGGGTCACGCTGATCCAGTGATCGACGCCACTTGGCCGGTGCAGGACGACAGCGCACTGGTGCAGGACAGCCTGACGCTCGTCATCCAGGTCAACGGCAAGCTGCGTGGCCAGATCGAAATGCCGGCCAGCGCCAGTCGCGAAGAAGTCGAAGCCGCCGCCCGAGCCAACGAAAACGTACTGCGTTTCGTCGACGGTCTGACCATTCGTAAAGTGATCGTAGTGCCCGGGAAACTGGTCAATATCGTCGCCAGCTAATTGGATCAGGCGCCAGGTGAGCCTGGCGCCGAATAAAACCTTTCGGGCCGCTTGATCGGCCCACATGGTTTCAAGGGGAGCAACAAGATGATCAAACGCAATCTGCTGGTGATGGGCCTCGCGGTTCTGCTGAGCGCCTGCGGTTTCCAGCTGCGTGGCACCGGCACCAACGAACTGGCGATCAAGGAACTCGACCTGAGCGCCCGTAACGCCTACGGTCCAACCGTGACCCAACTGCGCCAGGTCCTGGAAGGCAGCGGCGTCAAGGTCTATACCGGTGCGCCTTACAAGCTGATCCTGACCAATGAACAGGAAAACCAGCGCATCATCAGCTACGCAGGTGCCGGTCGTGCTGGCGAGTACCAGATCACCACCGTGCTGAACTACGACATCCGTGGTCGCGGCGATCTGCCACTGCTGAGCGACAAGCTTGAAGTGCAGAAAATCTATATGCACGACGGCAACAACCTGGTGGGCTCTGACCAGGAAGCCGCCACCGCCCGGGAAGAAGGCCGCCGCGAGATGGTTCAACGCATGATGCTGCGCCTGGAACAACTGAGCCCGGCCCAGTTGGATCAGTTGCAGCAGACTGCCGAAGCCAGGGCCAAGGCTGACGCCGCGGCACTGGAAGCGGCACAAAAGGCTGAAGCGGAAACCCCGCGCCAGTCGCCTGTCGAACTGCCGCAGCAGTAAGACTTACGGGGCGCCCGGGCGCCCCGTTTGCCCTCTCTTATGAAGCTCGCCCCCGCCCAACTCGCCAAACACCTGCAAGGTGCCCTCGCGCCGGTCTATATCATCAGCGGTGATGACCCGTTGTTGTGCCAGGAAGCGGCCGACGCTGTTCGCGCCGCCGCCCGTCAGCAGGGATTCGATGAGCGCCAGGTGTTTGCCGCCGACGCCAGTTTCGACTGGGGGACGTTGCTGCAAGCCGGTGCCAGCATGTCGCTGTTCGCTGAAAAGCGCCTGCTGGAGCTGCGCCTGCCTTCCGGCAAACCCGGCGACAAAGGTGCCGCTGCGCTTATCGAATATTGCTCGCGCCCGGCCGAAGACACCGTGCTGCTTGTCAGCTTGCCGAAACTCGACGGCAGCGCGCAGAAAACCAAGTGGGGCAAGGCGCTGGTCGAAGGACAGCAGACCCAGTTCGTGCAGATCTGGCCGGTCGATGTTGGCCAGTTGCCCAGCTGGATCCGCCAACGCCTGTCCCAGGCCGGTCTTTCCGCCAGCCAGGATGCCGTTGAACTGATCGCTGCACGGGTCGAGGGCAACTTGCTGGCCGCCGCCCAGGAAATCGAAAAGCTCAAACTGATGGCCGAAGGCGGTCAGATCACCGTTGAAACCGTGCAGGCGGCGGTGGCCGACAGTGCGCGCTTCGACGTGTTTGGCCTGACCGATGCCGTGCTCAATGGTGAAGCGGCCCACGCGCTGCGCATGCTCGAA contains:
- the lptE gene encoding LPS assembly lipoprotein LptE codes for the protein MIKRNLLVMGLAVLLSACGFQLRGTGTNELAIKELDLSARNAYGPTVTQLRQVLEGSGVKVYTGAPYKLILTNEQENQRIISYAGAGRAGEYQITTVLNYDIRGRGDLPLLSDKLEVQKIYMHDGNNLVGSDQEAATAREEGRREMVQRMMLRLEQLSPAQLDQLQQTAEARAKADAAALEAAQKAEAETPRQSPVELPQQ
- the holA gene encoding DNA polymerase III subunit delta, whose protein sequence is MKLAPAQLAKHLQGALAPVYIISGDDPLLCQEAADAVRAAARQQGFDERQVFAADASFDWGTLLQAGASMSLFAEKRLLELRLPSGKPGDKGAAALIEYCSRPAEDTVLLVSLPKLDGSAQKTKWGKALVEGQQTQFVQIWPVDVGQLPSWIRQRLSQAGLSASQDAVELIAARVEGNLLAAAQEIEKLKLMAEGGQITVETVQAAVADSARFDVFGLTDAVLNGEAAHALRMLEGLRGEGVEPPVILWALARELRLLANISLQYSQGTPLDKAFSQAKPPVWDKRKPLMSKALQRYSAQRWAQLLLEAQRIDAQIKGQAAGSPWMSLSRLTLLMAGQRLSLPAE